From the Vulpes vulpes isolate BD-2025 chromosome 15, VulVul3, whole genome shotgun sequence genome, the window CAGACCGCCCTGTCATGGGCTCTTTGTGTATCCTCACATACAAGGAAATAAACTCGgtgggaaaggagacaaaagtGTCACTTCCTGGCTCACCTGCTACCCCCTCCCACATGGTGCCCAGTAGAGTATGTTGCACATCACAGTTCCCCAAAGGTTTGTCAGTTAGGATGGAGGCCATCAGACAGTGGAAATACATGGCCCATTCTGGGGCTCTTTTCTCCAGCTGCTAGCTGAGCAGTGCTTCTCAGATGGTCTGTGGTGGAggtctgctttgttttgttatgttttttaatCCATCATGGCTTTGGATACTTTGGATACTTTggagaaatacaataaaaatgaattactaggaaagaaaaataaaaaagaatatgagctcaaatgtttattatttgaCCCAAGCAGGCAGAAAGTGGCTCTGTCAAGTTGCTGTACAACTGGGTTCTGAGTATTTGTTCTCAGTGTCTATGCTTGTCTGGTTCTGGATGAGGGTGAGTTTGGGGGCCTACTGTGAGTATCCGTCACTTAGAGGAATCGAGAAGCTATCAATCAGGAGAGGGGACATTGTTCAGCTCTGAAGTCGTGAGCTACAGCTATAGGAACTATCTGAAAAAGCCCGCCGTTGGGTTTCTCAGCCTTCCTGACCCATTTCCCCCAACTGCTGGTAAATGACTGGGTCACGGttgaccagtggttctcaaagtgtgtttCTTGGACAAGCAGCTTCAGCAAGAGAGAATGTGCTAGGAATGCACACAGTCGGGTCTGGCCCCATAGAATCCAGAACTCTGGGGCCAGGTGCCTCCATCGGTGGTTTATTTGGCCCTCAGTGATTTTGATGTCCAtcgaagtttgagaaccactgctatgGGCAGTGTGAGACTTGCTATGGGATTAAAAACCTGACTCTTTCCTCTATTTAATATTCATTGAGCCCCCATTTCTGATGGTTCTCAGCTCTGGCTTTTGGGAGAATCTGCTGCTGGGCTGGGTGGAGCTGCCCTCTGAATGCTACTGCAAGGCCAGGGCTTAGAAGCTGCCCTGTGTCTGCCAGGTGCCATCCTCATCCTGGGGGGGCATGTCTGGTTTATATGACTTCGAAGGAGAATGGGGACTTTTACATAAGTGAATTTTAGAGATAAATGAAGTTTTTGCCATATTGCCAAACCTTGGTCTGTTTGGGTGAATTTCTGATGGGCCAGATTCTAAATGCATTACTGACTACCCTGTCTTCCCAGAAAAGTTTCTCAACATCATTTAACGCTTCCTTCATGCCTAGGTCCTTATGCCTGGGCCCTAAGAGCAATGCCCTCTGGCTGTCGAAGTGTACTCCTTCCTCCACACAACCTCACGTTGCCGACTTTTGAGTGTGTATGGCCCGTTTACCATTCTTCAGGATTTTTCTCTATCACGAGCTATCCTTGTTTGTTCTTctttgccacccccacccccaaccactttctttcatttcctttctggttAAATTTTTCTCATCAGCTATGGGTGACCCAGCCAAGTCACTACATCTGTGAGGACCGTGTCTCAAATAAGAGCTGGTGGTTCCGAGGGTGAGGCTGTCCTCTGAGGAAGCTTGTGAACTCGGGCATGCACACATTATGACCCGTGCTTGAGCATCCTTGGGGGCTTTCTGTGGTTCACTTCTGGACCTTACCTGTATCCTAAGTGGAGGAAGTTGTAGCTGAGTGGCTTCTGGAGCAGTAGGGTTGTGTTGCTGTCTACAAGGAGCCCATGGTGTAGGGGATGGGTGGCCAGGAGGGTGAGAGGTAGACAGTGAGCTGCTCTAACTTCTCTGCTGGGGTTGGGGACAGATGGGAGGAGCTGTACAGACTGGCCAGCGAGCCAAGGGAACAGCATGTGCTGATGGCTGAACAGGTGGAGGATGCTACCAATGGTTTTTTAAGCACCCTCAGCAAGTCTGCTGTCTGCACCGTTGCCTCTCCAGGTAAGGCCTTCCAGGCTGGAAGGAGTGGTCTTGCCCATGTggaagtggggtggggatggCTCCCTGGGGCAAGAGGTCAGGAGGCTCCCCAGGAAGGGGGAAGGCAAGAGGAATGGGGTCTGGCAACTTTGGTGCTGGGGTACCCTGCTCTATTTACCTCCCTGTGTCAGGCCCTGTGGGCTTTCTCAGCTGGGAACCTGGCTTGTCTCTATGGGTTAGAGGGGTCCAGGCTTTGGGACCCACATCTAGGGAGGCCCTGTGCCTGTCCACTTCCTCAGGGAGAAGAGCCGAGTCAGCTTTCTGGTCATGGTCAGCACAGGGACACTTCAGCTGGGGGGGAGGGCTCTGCATTCCTAGTTGTCATTGTCATGGTCTGACCAGGCGCACGTTACGTGAGAGGTACACATGTGCATAAGATATAAAAACTGTGTACAGAAGAAACACTCAAGAGACCGGCTGCCCAGCCACCACGCAGAGCAGGACTCCTGCCCTGATGTGCCCCGCCCTgcaagaggcagaggggagcTGGGGCTGAGGGTGATGGAACCATGGCTGGGGGGAAGGAGATGTAACCCTGTCCTCTTCATCTTCTCTGTGCCCTGTGGACACAGACTGCAAGGTCCAGCCTCACCCCTGTGAGCGCAAGACGCTGGAGACGGTCAGGGAGCTTGTCGGCAGTGTCCTGTGCTGGAGAGGATCGCGGGGGAGTGATGCTGTGCTGGCAGCACTCTGTCCCTTCTCCAGGTTTGTCCTCCTGCTGGGGTCAGAGCCCAAGGGCACACCGGGGTGGAGATGGAGGCCCCCAAAGCTGCGTGCTCACATGCTGTGAGCTGAGTGGCCACAGAGTGTGACAGGGATCAGAGAAGACGTGGGAGGGAGACAGGGGCAGAGTTGTGGAGTCCCAGGGAGGGTCCTAGCTACACAGTGGCAGAGTCTTGTAGACACACTGCCCAGGTGCCCATAGTGAGCGAGGGGACAGGGTCACGGCTGTTCTGGAAGGCTCATAAGTGAGCTAAAGCCAGTCCTCTAGGACCATGGTCTGGACTTAGGATAGTGGTCTGGTCATTTGGTTCCTCTGAAGACCGGTTTCTGTATTTATGGGGCCAAGGGAGGCGGGAGGCTTAAGGTCTTGGTTGAATTCCAGTGGTGGAGGCCATTCGGGGTACAGTATCTGTCAGAGCACCCGGGCATTCTTGAGCACTTGCTGCTCGGTGGTCAACCATTCTCTGGACTGTCCCATGGCACTTTGTCCAGGCTACCTGCAGTACAGCAGGTCAGCAGCTGGTGGTCCCATCCTCTTGCCTTTCCTGGAGAGCCAGGGGTAATGTTTGAACCAGCTGCATCTTTGCCCTGTGGCCTGCCCTCAGTCATGAGCTCCGGAGACACAGAGCAATGAAATGGTTGGCTGAGAAGCCATGAGCCATTGTGCTGGGCTGCTGGAGCATCCAAAGACCATCTTGGAGGAAAGGGCCAGGCCCTGCACACGGGTCAGGGGAAATAGGGCCATGTCAGAGGCCACTAGAGGCTTTCTTCAGAACCCAAGCTTTCAAGTGAGGGGACACAGTTCTTTGTTCGCAACTGAACATGTTCTAAGTGCCTGCTCTGAGCCAAGCAGTGTGCAGTGACGCTGCCCTCAAGAAGCCCATGGTCTGAGGACAAGGCATTGGACAAGAGGACCAGTGACCGTCAGGTGTCTCAGGTGCCAGGATGGGGCCTGTCCTCCCGGGGACATCATGGAGAAGAGGCTGCTTGAACAGTCCTGAAAGATGTGGGAACTCAGTGGCACCAGGGAGAGGCATTCAGAGTTGGGAGCCCCAAGAGAGGCTGGCGGAGGGTACATGTCATGGCTTTGTGCTCAGAATCTGGAGTCAGGCTGCTGAGCTTTGAATTCCACTGTGGCCACTTAAGGAGCTGGgaccctcccacccccttccttctATATTTGAGAGGGGGCTAATGATAGTACCTACCCCATGGGGTTGTGGACGTAGAGTGCACTAATATTGCAGGTTTCTGGAATGACGCCTGCATGTAGTAAGCTCTTCATCAACTCCCTCATTCAGGAAACCCTCACCGAGGGTCTCCTCTGCCCAGCACTGTCCCAGGTCCTGGAGAATCAGCATGAATGTCTCAGAAGCAAATCTGCCCTCATGAGCTGATACTCCAGTGGCAGAAGGCAGCAGCAAATCAATGAATGCATAAAATGAACTGTTAGGTAGTGAGAAGtgctacagagaaaaagaaggaagggatgcgtcagggtgggggtggtggtggttgggaaGCAGGGGTGCAGTTTGTTTATTAAATAGAGTGGGCAGAGAAGGCCTGGCACAGCGTCCAGACCTGAGGGAGCTCAGGAGGGAGCCGTGTGCAGATCCAGGCAAGGTCCTGGGGCCTGTCTCTGCTCCAACACCACCAATTCCCACTACAAGCCTGGGAGGAGTCTGAAGCACTTTCTGGGCTAGGACTTGTGGTTTTATGAAGTCATTAGGAGCAGATGTGGAAAGGGAGAAGATTTCTCTTTAATGAGCTGGCAACTTGGCAAACTTTGGATTTCAGCAACTCCTCAAGTTCATAATTGACTTGGCCTTTATCCCAAGTGGATGTTTTGCTCCAGGGAAAATTCTGCCCTAGAGGTGAGCCCAATTAGCCTGCCCCCATGGTGGGCAGCCTGGAGGACTAACAGCCACAATCTAGTTGCCTGATTTCCACAatttcctgcccttcccctccctcactGTATGCTAGCCCCGGAAAGTAACTCATAATAGGACGTTCTTCCCACAGTTCAGAGTTTTGAACAcagattattttcaaattctgACATGAAAGccaacttacatttttaaaaattgtttctggtTAGTTTGAAACGTTCCCTAACCCGTGTGTAGCTAAAAGCTGGGGTAGAATCAAGGAAAACAAGGTGGTCTTTCTTGACCAACATCTGCTTTAGAATCTCCTATCAGCTTTTAGCACTTCAAATAACCTTCCAGGTTAAACCTTTGATCTCTATCATTTGCTCCCTTGGATTATAGCTGGAAGAGAGTGTTCATAACCCACCCTGCCACCTGCTACAGGACCACCTGCCCAGGTACAGTCTGCTTCTTGGATTCTCTAGCTCTTTCTGGGCCCTGGCACTCGGCTGGCCTCTAAAGGGGTGTTTGCACTCTAGGAGCAGAGAGTGGGGTGGGAACCAGCCCCGGGGCGGAGAGACATGGCATTTCAGAGGCAGAGGAACGTGTTCAAACtgtattcattcctcctttgctCAGTGGTATTTTTCACTAAGAACGGAGAGGAGACTTTGGAATAGCCTTCCTTCACCAGTGCCCCTTGCATTGACAAGATGCAGAGGAGGGCGCACATTGAGCACCAGCTTTGCAGACAGAAAGCCTCACATCCAGCACCAAACTCCAGGCCAGACACTTAAGCCTGTTTCCTCCACTGTGAAACAGGGATAATGGTTGTCCCTTGTCTGGAATCCCCATTTCCTTACTTGGTATGATAGGGGGTATCCCATCATCAGTGGGATCCTGGCGAAGATTTAGTAGGTAATGCTCATAGGAGTGCTTCATCAGCTCCAAAGTCCCACACAGTCAGACTTACCAAGACCATTAGGCATCATTCAACCTGTTCCTCAGTGGGTCTCCTTGCTCCTCATCCAGGGGTCTAGTgctgccccttcctgcccactGACCTGGGAGTACAGAAATTACACTCAACTGTGTTGGTATCAGTCCCCCATGGATTTGCTTCTCCTGATGAGGCAAGGAGCACATATCCTGGAAGCAGAGCCAGTGATGCTCCCAACCTCGGGTTTGGTGATCGCCTGGGCATCCTGTTGTAAAGTTCCCACATTTCTGGAACACAGCAGAAACTGAAAGATGGGGTTTTTTTGCTCAGAAACTAAAGCTTGAGCACATAAGCCTTTGGAACCACAGTGACTTGGGTCTGAGTCCCAGCTCTACCCCTTTCCAGCTGTCTGATCTTCACGTGACTTTTAGTCATTGAGCTTCAGTTCTCCCATCCGAAACATCTTTATAGAATGCACCCCATTGGGCAGTGAGGTGAGATCATGCATGTGTGGTGCTTAGCACAGTACCTAGCACATACTAGCTGCCCAGTGAAAGGCCAGAGTGGGTGCTGTTGTTGAGTTCCCCAGTCATTTCCATGATACGCCAGGGGACAGAACAGCAGGCCGGGCTGCCCGCAGTGAGCCTCAATAATTACTGCCATCGCACAGCATACACTTTAATTTCAGTGAACAAGAAGTATATCAGCATTTGTCTGTAGAAAGGACAGAAATCACCAGTTCTAGCAGTAACCACACTCAGCTACTTAGTAAGCCCCTTGAATATAAGACACATGAATTCATGAAGATCCTGTCTGTTGTCTCTAACTCTGGGAGGACGGTCATGTGgtattatctgcattttacaggAATTGATGAGGAAATTGACCAGGAGCTTACATACTGACAATAGGGGATCACAGGACACTTCATAATGGGCCCAATTTTGACATGGGCTGTGGTTTCCTGTGCAAAATATCCCCTTTAAAAGAGACGTTGCCCAGAATCTGGACCTCACATCCAAAACCAAATACTGTCTATGCCTATTATGGAGTGTTTGCCTGGTGCCAGGCTTTATGCTAAGACTTTCCATGGGTTAGTTTGAGTAATCCTCGTAATAGTACCATGGGACAAGTCTTCATCATCCCCTCTTGGAAGAGGATACTGGGCTGGCTGTAGTGAATTAAGGTGCCCGGAAAGGCCCGCTGTTTTGCTGTGTCAGCCTGCAGAGGCCGTTAAGGACAACCATATAGAACTTAAGGAAGCACCTCCTGTGCCGCGGTGTTCCCTGTCTTGTGACACCTGCGTGGTCACCGTGATGCTGCTGCAGTCTTCATCCTTATTGAGCCTGGGTCCAACACCAGCTCATCGTCACGGCCATCTCTAGACCTCAGCAGGCGGGGGTGATGAAGGGATGTTAATGCCGTtccctagggctgccataacaaactaccacagtCTAGGGGCGTAAACAACAGAAACtgactttctcacagttctggaggctgggagcccgagatcaaggtgtcagcaggttctGTTTCTCCGGAGGCCTCTCTGCTCGGCTTACAGATGGCCGTCCTCTCCTTGTATCCTTAGGTGGCCTTCCTTCTGTGCACATCTCTAGGGGatcttcctcttcttatgagtcagactggattagggcccatcctatGAGCTCATTTAGCCTTAATGAACTCTTTAAAAGTcctctctccaaatacagtcacattccaAGGTACCGAGGGTTAGGACTAACACACATGAATTTGGAGGCCCTAACAGTCCAGGGCCCATTGGCACTGCCCCAGGGAGCCTGTAATTCACAAAAGGCCTTACAGAGCCTGCCACCAAGTGTCCTTTACACCCACACCCAGCCCCTCCTTTATGTACCTCATTTGCTTTCCTTGCCCTCTTTGCCACAGGTGTTGTGGCTGGGTACCTAGTGGtcttgggggaaggagggagctggGCCCTGGTGGGGTAGGCTGGGCTGCCAGACTCCCACCTCTACACAAACCCTTTCATGCGTCTGAGCTAGCGTGCGAGGCTGTTAACAGGCATCTCTTTGGTAGGCCCTTGTGACTCACAGCCCTGCCAGAACGGAGGCACATGTGTTCCAGAAGGACTGGACAGGTACCACTGCCTCTGTCCACCGGCCTTCGGAGCGGGGGCTAACTGCGGTACGTATGCAGGGGACTTCCAAGACTGACCATTGGGGAGCAGTGGGGCCTGGGCTCCTGCTATCCACTTCCCATCCTGCTAGCTCCTAGGTAGAAATGGGGCCTTGAGTGTTGCTAAGCCCAATTACGGGCTGATGGCAGTCTGACTCTGAAGCCTGGTCCTGGGCAGAgtctcttctcccctctcctaGGAAAAGGAGCAAGGAGCCTAAACCCTTTTTGGTCTTAAAGGTATGAGATAAAGATTATGATAGGCTTTTACCCTGTAGGGTTGTTGAGAGTTTTAAATAAGGTAGACATAAAGTGCTTTGTCACCATGCTTGACTTATAGTAGGAGCTTGTTAGacaagaactttttaaaatatatatattttttttttgtaaaaaaattttaataactttaaaaatctagTGCTGGGTCAACTGGAGATCTATACAGAAGAACTAAATCTTGACCCCCTACCTCACAAGCTATGCACAAATCAATTCCAGgtggatcacagatctaaatataaaaggcaaagcagtgaagcttctagaagaaaacataggagcaTATCTTCATGATTTGAGGTAGACAAAGATTTCTCAAACAGGATGCAAGAAGCGCTGACCATAAGGGAAGAAAGATCTAGAttccattttaacttttaaaaaggtgGTCAGAGGGAGACCCATAGTGAGAGCCAGGAGGCAGAGCTGTGTCTGGCCCTGTCTGACTCTGTGACGAGATCCCCGGCCCCTGCCACCTCGCTCCTCTGCCCCGTCTCCCTGCTGGGAGGGAGGATTCTGCTGGGTTTGGCGTCTGGGCATCTCTAGGGTGGCCGCAGCGTGACCGGCGGCTGCTGTGACCCAGCAGCCCCGAAGCTGAGCGTGGAATGCAGGATCGACGTCCTCTTCCTGCTGGCCAGCTCAGCGGGCACCACCCCGGAGGGCTTCCTGCGGGCCAAGGCCTTCGTGAAGCGGTTTGTGCAGGCGTCGCTGAGCGAGGACTCCCGGGCCCGCGTGGGGGTGGCCCGGTACAGCGGGGAGCTGGCGGTGGCCGTGCCCGTGGGCGAGTACCAGGACGTGCCGGACCTGCTCAGGAGCCTCGACGGCGTCCCGTTCAGCGGCGGCGCCACCCTGACCGGCAGCGCCTTGCGGCGGGCGGCCGAGCTCGGCTTTGGGAGCGCCGCCAGGACGGGCCAGGACCGTCCCCGCAGAGTGCTGGTCCTGCTCACTGAGTCACCCTCCCAGGACGAGGTGGCCGGCCCCGCGCGCCACGCCAGGGCCCGAGAGCTGCTCCTGCTGGCCGTGGGCACCGAGGCCGTGCGCGCAGAGCTAGAGGAGGTCACAGGCAGCCCAGAGCGCGTCCTGGTCTACACTGGCCCGCAGGACCTGTTCCGCCGAGTCCCTGAGCTGCGGGAGAAGCTGTGCAGCCGGCCACAGCCAGGTGAGGGCCCGGTGCTCTGCAGTAGTGGGCGTCCTCGTGTAAGATGTTAACAAGGTACATTTGTCGGCATTAAGGAGcccatggggcgcctgggtggctcagtggttcagcgtctgcccttggctcaggtcgtgatcctgggatcctgggatcgagtcctgtatccgGCTTCCTGCCCGGCTGGAGGTCATTGCTCCCTCTCTatctgcctctacccctgctcatgcttttctttctcacacactctttctcttaaaaaaaaaaatattttttttttttaaaaagagattttcttagtttttacctagTGACCTTTCATCATTCCAAGGATTCTTTCTAGGTCCCTGCATTCAGCTAGTCATCGTGTCATCTTAGGCTCCTCTTAGATATTCCTTGTGGTGGAGTGGTTTTTAAACACCCTTAAGTCTGATCCACTCACTCCCTACCTAAACCTTCCTGCTGGCTCCCTTCTGCCTTGGAATAAAACCCGAACTCCTCCTGGCCTCTGAGAGCTCCATGTGGTTGGTCCCTCAGACTTCTCTGCAGCCCCTGCATGGGGTGAAGGTGGGGGAGCGGCCActcagccccctccctgccttaGACGCGCCACCCAGCCCTCAGCTTACTCTTACTCCTCCCAGAGAGACCCTGACCCCTTCTCCCAATCTACTTATGTCACGGCTCCTGCAGATCCCTTGCACAATACCCTTTTTCCCCCCCATGCCTGCTCATGggatttgtgtttctgtgttggTTCATATCTGTCCCCCCACAGCCCATTGAGGGGAGGCATGGGCCCATTTTGTCCACTTGGTATTAGTGCGTGGAGTACAGTGCATGGCACACGGAAGGTGCTCAATAACGGGATGGATGAGGGTGCCCAGAGCTCAGTGGCTTACAGAGGACAGACGTTTATTTCTGTCACAGTTCAGAAGTGAGTGGCTGCAGCCAGCAGGGTGGCTTGGGTATCTTGTGGTTCCACCTCTAGATCACTGTTTCTCTGCCAGCtagaagtggggaggagggaagtggaAGGCAAGTAGCTTCCTTTTGAGGACGGATTTCAGAAACTGTATAATTTTCAACCATGTCCAATCAGATAGAACTTAGATACACGGCCACACCTGTCTGCTGGGGAGTCCGGGAATGTGGGCTAGCCTGGCTTTCCTGTGCCCTTATATCTTAGGAGAGGGTGGAGGACGGCCACTGCAGTGGACAGACTGACTGACCCGACCTAGGCAGCCCCTCTTTTGCTGGCCTGGTCCAGAGGAGGGGCTCTGCTGGGCACAGCCTGCCCCCAGGCTCACTCTGCTTGTTCCCCATAGGCTGCCGGACACAGTCGCTGGACCTTCTCTTCATGTTGGATGCCTCAGCCTCAGTGGGGCCCGAGAACTTCGCCCAGATGCAGAGCTTCGTGAGAAGCTGCACGCTCCAGTTTGAGGTGAACCCAGATGTGACACAGGTCGGCCTGGTGGTGTACGGCAGCCAGGTCCAGACAGCCTTCGGGCTGGACGCCCATCTCACCCGTGCGGCGGTGCTGCGGGCCATGAGCCAGGCCCCCTACCTGGGCGGGGCGGGCTCTGCAGGCACAGCCTTGCTGCACGTCTACGACAAAGTGATGACCATCCAGAGGGGCGCCCGGCCTGGCGTCCCCAAGGCTGTGGTGGTGCTCACAGGTGGGATGGGCGCGGAGGATGCAGCTGTCCCTGTCCAGAAGCTGAGGAACAATGGCATCTCTGTGCTGGTGGTGGGCGTGGGGCCTGTCCTGAGGGAGGCACTGCGGAGGCTCGCAGGTCCCCGGGATGCCCTGATTCACGTGGCCACCTACGCAGACCTGAGGTACCACCAGGATGCACTCATCCACTGGATATGTGGAGGTAAGTGGGGGAGTCCCCGGCCTACGGTGTCCCCCCCAGGGGAGGGAACTCAGCCTGAGCCCTCAGGTACAGGGTTGCAAGGATGGCAGTGCCTCTCAGCTACCCCATGCTTTCTGAGTGCTGGGTACTGTGCTAACCTCCCGGTTCACATGAAACACTGCAGTGGGCACAGCTGGCCCCATCTGATGGTGCAGAGAGTTTAAGTGACCCCAGTACCTCTCCCCAAACTCGAGAATTTTTGCACTTCATTGGAACAGAAGACCTTGCTAGGATACCTACAGATTCCCCCAGGAATCTAAGGACCCGGCTGACATTGACCTATAGTGATGACAGAACTAGGAACAAACCCAGCCAGGCCAGCCTGGCCCCAAGGCATCTTTTTGCCAGTGACCCCCTTTCTGTCTCTTTAAAAGTGTATCTGTAATAGTAAACACTTCTGTGTGCACAGCACATTTGAGAGATGAGAGTCTCTGTGTACAGTAGGTGAGCCAGGTGAAAGTTGGGTCTCTGACCTAGCCAAGTAGAATGGGCCACCAACCATGTGCTGACACTGAGAGGTGTGAGACATTCTTCTGTGGCCTCACCACtgtcctgggctttttttttttttttttaagattttatttatttattcatgagtgacacagatagagaggcagagacacaggcagagggaaaagcaggcttcattcagggagggactccaggatcaaaccctgagcagaaggcagacacttgccCAGGACAGGGACGCCAGGGTGGGTCAGCGGTCTTCTTTGGTGGGGGAGCCTTGGGGCTGACCCAGGCTGGGCCCACTGGGCCCGTTCTCTCTTGTAGAAGCCAAGCGGCCAGTCAGCCTGTGCAAACCCAGCCCGTGCCTGCATGAGGGCACCTGTGTCCTACAGAACGGAAGCTACCGCTGCGAGTGCCGGGATGGCTGGCAGGGCCCCCACTGTGGGAACCGTAAgtggggctctggctctgcctgtggggcatggcaggggggtggggggcaggggccttCAGACCTGCTGAGCCCTAGGGACTCAGCTGAAGGCAGGGTCTGAGGTGTTCGTTCAGCAGAAGGCCGCCTGCAATTGTGTGTTCATTCCCACATGAAATATTCGGTGGGGGGGCCTCCCACATCCCAGGTGCTGTGCTGGGGGCACAATGAGAagctctgccctcctggagctcccATGCCAGTGGGGGAGACGGGCAGTGAATAAGAACAACCTGCAGTGTGGTGGTGCTAGGTGTATGTGAGAAAAACAGCGGCTGGGAGGAGGGTCTCCAGAGAGGCCTGTGTTgggagcacgggggggggggggggggggggggggggagtggctGGAAGACAGGACGAGGGCACAGGTGCGGTGGGTGGGTAGATAGAGGGTGCTGGAGTTTCTCTCTGCTCACTAAGATGGGAGGAGGCACTGGTGGTAGGAGCCGAGAGCAGTCACGGTCCAGGAGAGAAGGGGTCTGCACCAGACAGTCCATCACGGTGGGCAGCATTATGGCTTCCTAGGGCTCCTGTTCATGAATTTCAAGTTAGAGGAGCCAGCGACCAGAAGACACCCCTCAGAGCTTTAGATTTTCAGCCACCAGCAGAGTGTGGCTTCCTGTGGCTGGACCTGAAGGCAATCAGATAGGCCTCTGATCTCGTTTCTGCTTGGGCTGTGGAGCAAGAGAGACATGCAGGGGTGCATAGGCTGCCCGCTGGTGAGGAGAGGACTCGGACCCTCCTCCTGTCCTCAAGGTTCACTTCTCTCCCAGGGTCCTTGAGAGGAGATGCCCCCAAGGCACGTGGCTCCCTCCGAGAACCCGCAGGAGGGCAGTAGCCCTACCCTTCCTCGGCAACTGCCCAGAAGGCCTTGGTGACCGACCCCGAGAGCACGCCtgccctgtcctgtcctgtctCCCCGGATCCTCTGAGCGTCTGCCTCTAGCTCTGTGCGGAACCCTCCTGCCCACTCCCTCAGTCACAGAGAAGAGCTGTCCCTACTGCAGACCACACTGCTTGGGGACACAGTAGCAGCTGATCCCACTACTAATGCAGATGTTGAAAAGTTGTGATGCGTAAGTAAATACCTACTTTCTGTACCTGGACCTTGCCCTGGTGAGCTTGTTTCCTCTGCCAACTTCCCCTGAGGAGAAGCTAAAGGAGCTTGGAGACTTTTGATGGCCTGTTGAAAGCTCGCTTTGCGCATAACAAATGCTAAATAGAACGCTGTTGGGATGGTAATGCTCAGGAGGAGGCATGGACTAGAGTGTCATTTGGACCACTGAAGCCATAGCAGCATTTCAAGATTGGAAAACTGTGGACCTTTTCATATGTCTTTTCCCAAAGATGTCCAAGTGGATTTGCTTTTAGTTTGAGAAGGGACTTGAGTGGCATTTGTGACTTTTGGTGACCGTGTGTGACAAAGACCTAGAAAAACTCTGGACTGGAATATGACCACTAACTTGTTTGACTACGGGGAAGGGGCCAAGCATACAAATTGTCCTGGT encodes:
- the VWA2 gene encoding von Willebrand factor A domain-containing protein 2, which produces MPSVPWLEVLFIFLFSGVRPSHPLQEVHVSRETIGKISAASKMMQCSAAVDVLFLIDGSHSVGKGSFERSKHFAIMVCDALDINPERVRVGAIQFSSAPHLEFPLDSFSSQQEVKAKIKRMVFKGGRTETGLALKYLLRRGFPGGRNASVPQILIVITDGRSQGQVAVPAKQLKERGVTIFAVGVRFPRWEELYRLASEPREQHVLMAEQVEDATNGFLSTLSKSAVCTVASPDCKVQPHPCERKTLETVRELVGSVLCWRGSRGSDAVLAALCPFSSWKRVFITHPATCYRTTCPGPCDSQPCQNGGTCVPEGLDRYHCLCPPAFGAGANCAPKLSVECRIDVLFLLASSAGTTPEGFLRAKAFVKRFVQASLSEDSRARVGVARYSGELAVAVPVGEYQDVPDLLRSLDGVPFSGGATLTGSALRRAAELGFGSAARTGQDRPRRVLVLLTESPSQDEVAGPARHARARELLLLAVGTEAVRAELEEVTGSPERVLVYTGPQDLFRRVPELREKLCSRPQPGCRTQSLDLLFMLDASASVGPENFAQMQSFVRSCTLQFEVNPDVTQVGLVVYGSQVQTAFGLDAHLTRAAVLRAMSQAPYLGGAGSAGTALLHVYDKVMTIQRGARPGVPKAVVVLTGGMGAEDAAVPVQKLRNNGISVLVVGVGPVLREALRRLAGPRDALIHVATYADLRYHQDALIHWICGEAKRPVSLCKPSPCLHEGTCVLQNGSYRCECRDGWQGPHCGNRSLRGDAPKARGSLREPAGGQ